In a genomic window of bacterium:
- a CDS encoding nucleotidyltransferase domain-containing protein, producing the protein MAFDFSVLEAGLKKKRELKEKERQDLLKHFIDVLANLREKYNLSEAFVFGSIVKPGRFIGNSDLDVAVKGLRNDRYFEFVTEISDKMSREVDVVELEKCRFAEKIRKEGIKVG; encoded by the coding sequence ATGGCCTTTGACTTTTCTGTGCTGGAAGCAGGCTTAAAGAAAAAGCGAGAACTCAAAGAAAAAGAACGGCAAGACTTGTTAAAGCACTTTATCGATGTTCTGGCAAATTTGAGAGAGAAATATAATCTTAGTGAGGCCTTCGTCTTTGGGTCCATCGTTAAACCAGGCAGATTTATAGGAAACTCAGACCTGGACGTAGCCGTTAAGGGCTTACGAAATGACCGCTATTTCGAGTTTGTGACTGAAATTTCAGATAAGATGAGCCGGGAGGTGGACGTAGTGGAATTAGAGAAATGTCGCTTTGCTGAAAAAATAAGAAAGGAGGGAATAAAAGTTGGGTAA